One genomic segment of Acinetobacter sp. C26M includes these proteins:
- a CDS encoding symmetrical bis(5'-nucleosyl)-tetraphosphatase yields MSKRYNYVIGDVQGCFEALKALLKEVRFDPDQDFLWFAGDLVARGENSVGALRFIKKLADRGAAATVLGNHDLTLIACARGFKKTKDKDHTQEVIDAIDGDELIDWLRKQPLSLSPNAQTLITHAGVPCIWNAEQTVALAQEVQQVVGHEDLSVLDSFLAEMYGSQPDLWSDELTGMARLRCITNYLTRMRLTDAVGRLEFDFKDALDAPMPAGFQPWFEFESQAAQTHQLIFGHWAALQGKSISAQIQNVDGGCVWGQQLMAFRLEDQQIFAVDNPLA; encoded by the coding sequence ATGTCTAAACGCTATAACTATGTCATTGGTGATGTGCAAGGTTGTTTCGAAGCACTGAAAGCGTTGCTGAAAGAAGTCCGCTTTGATCCTGATCAAGACTTTTTATGGTTTGCGGGTGATCTGGTTGCACGTGGTGAAAACTCGGTGGGTGCTTTACGCTTTATTAAAAAGCTGGCTGACCGTGGTGCTGCCGCAACGGTATTAGGTAATCATGACTTGACCTTGATTGCCTGCGCCCGTGGTTTTAAAAAGACCAAAGACAAAGATCATACTCAAGAAGTGATTGATGCCATTGATGGCGATGAGCTGATTGATTGGCTGCGTAAACAGCCGTTAAGCCTATCTCCAAATGCACAGACTTTGATTACCCATGCAGGTGTGCCGTGTATCTGGAATGCCGAACAAACTGTGGCATTGGCACAAGAAGTACAGCAGGTAGTGGGTCATGAGGATCTTTCGGTTTTAGATAGTTTTCTTGCCGAGATGTATGGTTCACAACCTGATCTATGGTCTGATGAGCTGACGGGTATGGCACGGTTACGCTGTATTACCAATTATCTCACGCGAATGCGTTTAACTGACGCAGTAGGGCGTTTGGAATTTGATTTTAAAGATGCGCTTGATGCACCAATGCCAGCAGGTTTCCAACCTTGGTTTGAGTTTGAAAGTCAGGCAGCACAAACCCATCAATTAATTTTTGGGCATTGGGCGGCTTTGCAGGGTAAGAGCATTAGTGCTCAAATTCAAAATGTCGATGGTGGCTGTGTTTGGGGGCAGCAACTGATGGCATTCCGTTTGGAAGATCAGCAGATTTTTGCGGTAGATAATCCGTTGGCTTGA
- the rsmA gene encoding 16S rRNA (adenine(1518)-N(6)/adenine(1519)-N(6))-dimethyltransferase RsmA produces the protein MYQINALNPKDEGHQARKRFGQNFLHDQRVIAKIVRSVNPRTGENIVEIGPGLAALTSPLIGECDALTVVELDRDLAAGLPGRVPHPERLTIIEADALKYDFTQLFQDGRPLRVVGNLPYNISTPLLFHLLEFGDKVKDMHFMLQKEVVDRITATPNTKEYGRLSVMIQYYCKPTFLFEVPPGSFNPPPKVTSAVFRLEPYETKPIVAKDEKALARLVGHVFTQRRKTLRNSLKGMLAEDGFEKAGVDPMARPETLSLADFVALSDQMVS, from the coding sequence ATGTATCAAATTAATGCCCTAAACCCTAAAGATGAAGGGCATCAGGCTCGAAAACGTTTTGGTCAAAACTTTTTACATGATCAGCGTGTGATTGCCAAAATTGTACGCTCAGTGAATCCACGCACAGGCGAGAATATTGTTGAAATTGGGCCAGGTTTGGCTGCATTAACGTCACCATTGATTGGTGAATGTGATGCCTTAACTGTGGTTGAGCTGGATCGCGATTTGGCAGCAGGCCTACCGGGACGTGTACCACATCCTGAGCGCCTAACGATTATTGAAGCCGATGCTTTGAAATATGATTTCACTCAGCTGTTTCAAGACGGCCGTCCGCTGCGTGTGGTAGGAAACTTGCCATATAACATTTCTACGCCTTTGTTGTTCCATCTCTTGGAGTTTGGTGACAAAGTTAAAGACATGCATTTCATGTTGCAAAAAGAAGTCGTGGATCGTATTACTGCGACTCCAAATACCAAAGAATATGGTCGTTTATCGGTGATGATTCAGTATTACTGCAAGCCAACCTTCTTATTTGAAGTACCACCCGGATCGTTCAATCCACCACCGAAAGTCACATCGGCAGTGTTTCGTTTAGAACCTTATGAAACCAAGCCAATCGTGGCAAAGGATGAGAAAGCTTTGGCGCGTTTGGTTGGGCATGTCTTTACCCAGCGCCGTAAAACCTTACGTAATAGTTTAAAAGGCATGTTGGCTGAAGACGGCTTTGAAAAAGCAGGCGTTGATCCGATGGCTCGTCCAGAAACATTGAGCTTGGCTGATTTTGTCGCACTTTCTGATCAGATGGTGTCTTAA
- the pdxA gene encoding 4-hydroxythreonine-4-phosphate dehydrogenase PdxA, translating into MLPLYVTSGEPAGIGPDICLSLAERVDERPIVILADMQMLQQRANLLGIAVELIAYQGQTESSLQGQLFVEHVPLAKSVVLGQLDSANAAYVLEQLRRSADYAISGQSVGVATAPVQKSIINEAGIAFSGHTEYYQEFAAIDRVVMMLATKTLRVALATTHLPLRDVPDAITKERLQQVIDILIHDLKTKFKITAPRILVCGLNPHAGEDGYLGREEIEVINPVLETYRTQGVDMSLSLPADTLFTPENLKDTDAVLAMYHDQGLPVLKSQGFGEAVNITLGLPFIRTSVDHGTALSLAGTRQAKASSLHVAVDLALDLARISPNPSL; encoded by the coding sequence ATGCTCCCTTTATATGTCACTTCAGGCGAACCTGCAGGAATTGGCCCTGACATCTGTCTAAGTTTGGCAGAGCGTGTAGATGAGCGACCTATTGTTATTTTAGCTGATATGCAGATGTTGCAGCAGCGCGCAAATCTTTTAGGTATAGCTGTTGAGCTGATTGCTTATCAAGGGCAGACTGAATCCAGTTTGCAGGGGCAACTTTTTGTTGAACATGTGCCTTTAGCTAAGTCTGTTGTGTTGGGACAATTGGATTCAGCTAATGCCGCTTATGTATTAGAACAATTACGTCGTTCAGCTGATTATGCGATCTCTGGACAGAGTGTTGGTGTAGCAACTGCCCCAGTGCAGAAGTCGATTATCAACGAGGCTGGAATCGCATTTAGCGGACATACTGAATATTACCAAGAGTTCGCAGCTATTGATCGTGTGGTGATGATGCTGGCAACGAAAACATTACGGGTTGCCTTGGCAACGACCCATTTACCTTTACGTGATGTGCCTGATGCCATTACTAAAGAGCGCTTGCAGCAAGTCATTGATATTTTGATTCATGATTTAAAAACAAAATTTAAAATCACAGCTCCACGTATTTTGGTGTGTGGTTTGAATCCTCACGCAGGTGAAGATGGCTATTTAGGCCGAGAAGAAATTGAAGTGATCAATCCAGTGTTGGAAACCTACCGAACACAGGGGGTTGATATGAGTCTAAGTTTGCCAGCAGATACCTTATTTACCCCTGAAAATCTGAAGGATACAGATGCTGTTTTAGCGATGTATCACGATCAAGGCTTACCTGTGTTAAAATCACAAGGCTTTGGTGAAGCAGTAAACATTACATTAGGCTTACCATTTATTCGAACTTCTGTCGATCATGGTACAGCACTTTCTCTTGCAGGCACTAGACAAGCAAAAGCATCGAGCTTGCATGTTGCAGTGGATTTAGCACTTGATTTAGCAAGAATCTCCCCCAACCCCTCTTTATAA
- the rplM gene encoding 50S ribosomal protein L13: MKTLSAKPAEVQHDWYVVDASGKTLGRLATEIARRLRGKHKTSYTPHVDTGDYIVVINAEHVQVTGNKSLDKKYYRHTGFPGGIRETNFEKLIAHKPEAVLEKAVKGMLPKGPLGYAMIKKMKVYAGTEHPHTAQQPQVLDI, encoded by the coding sequence ATGAAAACTCTCAGCGCTAAGCCAGCTGAAGTTCAACACGACTGGTATGTTGTTGATGCTTCTGGCAAAACTTTAGGTCGCCTTGCGACTGAAATCGCTCGTCGTTTACGCGGTAAGCACAAGACTTCTTATACTCCTCACGTTGACACTGGCGACTACATCGTTGTGATCAATGCTGAACACGTTCAAGTGACTGGTAACAAATCACTTGATAAGAAATATTATCGCCATACTGGTTTCCCTGGTGGTATCCGTGAGACTAACTTCGAGAAGTTAATTGCTCACAAACCTGAAGCAGTTTTAGAAAAAGCTGTTAAAGGTATGTTACCAAAAGGTCCTCTTGGTTATGCAATGATCAAAAAAATGAAAGTGTACGCTGGTACTGAGCATCCTCATACTGCTCAACAGCCACAAGTTTTGGACATCTAA
- the rpsI gene encoding 30S ribosomal protein S9 yields the protein MATNYGTGRRKTATARVFLSAGTGKLVINNRTLEQYFGRETARMVVRQPLELLEVTEKFDLYITVKGGGIGGQAGAIRHGITRALIASDETLKPALRQAGFVTRDAREVERKKLGLRKARKRPQFSKR from the coding sequence ATGGCTACTAATTATGGTACAGGTCGCCGTAAGACCGCAACTGCACGTGTTTTCTTATCAGCTGGTACAGGTAAACTCGTAATTAACAACCGTACACTTGAGCAATATTTCGGTCGTGAAACTGCTCGTATGGTTGTGCGTCAGCCTTTAGAACTTTTAGAAGTTACTGAAAAATTTGACCTTTACATCACTGTTAAAGGTGGTGGTATTGGTGGTCAAGCAGGCGCTATCCGTCACGGTATTACTCGTGCATTGATCGCTTCTGACGAAACTTTAAAACCTGCTCTTCGTCAAGCTGGTTTCGTTACTCGTGATGCTCGTGAAGTTGAACGTAAGAAACTTGGTTTACGTAAAGCTCGTAAACGTCCTCAATTCTCTAAACGTTAA
- a CDS encoding glutathione S-transferase N-terminal domain-containing protein, producing MSLENPPTPVQGITLYSHADDFRSHWIRFLLAEKQIKYQLIITDHEDEDLADLNPYNQLPMLIEQNLKLFSANVIAEYLDDRYRQNKLYADAPMARAEQRQYIWRFEQDWFKLADHMLRHADTVNPQQKQKAQKELRDTLISLTPLFQHFPFFMSETFSILDCMLAPIFLRLKSMGIELPAQHCRPIFLYCHRIFSRPSFIKSMTAQEKNSYNELISTI from the coding sequence ATGTCTTTAGAAAATCCCCCAACCCCTGTTCAAGGCATTACGCTTTATAGTCATGCAGATGATTTCCGCTCACACTGGATTCGTTTTTTACTTGCTGAAAAACAGATCAAATATCAACTGATTATCACAGACCATGAAGATGAGGATCTAGCAGATCTTAATCCTTATAATCAGCTTCCGATGCTGATTGAGCAAAACCTAAAACTATTTTCAGCCAATGTCATTGCAGAATATTTGGATGATCGATATCGCCAAAATAAGCTCTATGCTGATGCACCAATGGCACGTGCCGAGCAACGGCAATATATTTGGCGCTTTGAACAAGATTGGTTCAAACTTGCCGACCATATGTTGAGACATGCAGATACGGTAAACCCGCAACAAAAGCAAAAAGCACAAAAAGAACTTCGGGATACCCTAATTTCGCTCACCCCCTTATTTCAGCATTTTCCATTTTTTATGTCAGAAACCTTTTCAATCTTAGATTGTATGCTCGCTCCAATCTTCTTACGTCTAAAAAGTATGGGAATTGAACTACCTGCACAACACTGTCGACCTATATTCTTGTATTGCCATCGTATCTTTAGCCGACCATCTTTCATTAAATCGATGACAGCTCAAGAAAAAAACAGCTACAATGAATTGATTTCTACGATTTAA
- a CDS encoding ClpXP protease specificity-enhancing factor: MSEQITFTPTRPYLARAIYEWICDNQLTPYLLVDATQPHTDVPLQFVKDGQIVLNLAPHAIHQLHMSNEAITFSARFGGVAKEIYVPIRAVLGIYARENGQGLFFDPSEYAEIEESTAAPINETKQETEPTKKKPSLRILD; the protein is encoded by the coding sequence ATGTCTGAGCAAATAACTTTTACGCCTACACGCCCATATCTTGCTCGTGCCATTTATGAATGGATTTGCGATAACCAACTCACTCCTTATTTATTGGTTGATGCAACGCAACCCCATACTGATGTTCCCCTACAATTTGTGAAGGATGGTCAGATTGTCTTGAATCTTGCCCCTCATGCAATTCATCAGCTGCATATGAGTAATGAGGCGATTACCTTCTCTGCTCGTTTCGGAGGCGTTGCAAAAGAAATTTATGTGCCGATTCGCGCTGTCTTAGGTATTTATGCAAGAGAAAATGGTCAAGGCCTGTTTTTCGATCCTTCTGAATACGCAGAAATTGAAGAGTCGACAGCTGCACCAATCAATGAAACAAAGCAAGAAACTGAACCAACGAAAAAGAAACCTTCACTAAGAATTTTAGATTAA